CTGATAATGACTCCCTAATGACATACCACAACAATCCACAACCCAATAATAATTGCCGCACAAATGTACCAACATCATTTGCAATCGTTAAAAAATTGCATCATTAATCTGCAATCTGCAAACTGTCAAATGAAACGACGGTAATGAAACGCCGTAACTGCTACGGCGGAATTGAAACGAATAAACATTTACTGTAAATAACAActgttaacaacaacaatgaaaattgtaaatgcTCTAATGGAACATTTGGAAATGGAACATCATCTGCACAAAACAACTGTTAATCAAAACGATATGAATAAAACGCAACGTCTGACACAACGGAAATGAAACACAATGCAACACATGAACATTATATGCGTTGACCCAACCATAACTAACACAAAAATGCAACAATGTGAACTGAAACAATGAAATCAATTCATATTAacaaacaactaaaacaacatcTCCAATTAAATTGATGGAAAATGGAATATgcgaatgaaatgaaatgaaacgatggaaatggaaatgaaacaaCAACGAAATGCAACGCCAACGACATCAGGTCGCTTGGATTAAGGCCGATGCAAAAGCAATTCTGGCCATACACGAGCACGTGATAACGAACAATGATCGATTATCGGTGACGCACAACGATTACAACACCTGGACACTGAACATACGCGGCGTTAAGATGGAGGATGCCGGCAAATACATGTGCCAGGTCAACACAGATCCCATGAAAATGCAAGTAAGTATGCTAAAATATTCATTACCACAATATAATCATTTCCCGGTTATCGATAACAGTGCGCGTATTGAACCGATCTGAATGTTTTCTGTTatctgttatcgataacaatcgaaAAACGAACCATGTACGTTAAGTAGATCGGCTAGCCACACTATTATACTTGATCTTTCCTTTAACTAAATAACTCATATTATGCCCATATGCCAAACGGctgctgttatcgataacaaaaacACCGATTTAAACGCATGTGCTTTAAGCGATATATATCGATGCTATCGATAACGTTTAAGCAGTGAGAGACATAATTGCGCAGTTAATAGCTAAAtgagccaaaacaaaaacaaaaacaaaatcgaatCAAATATTTGCTCAGCCCCAccataaattgttgttttagcTGACAATAGTTGGCCTATCGATAAATTTGCCCTTTTTACAAAACTAACTATTGTGGACGAAAAATGAAATCCTTGAGCTAAGGTTGAGCCAAGTAAATGGATTTTGGTGTCAATAACTCGATAACTGCAATTTGCAAATTGTTCGCCAGAGCTGTCAACTCAtttgaaatatgaaaatataaatatgtgtatttttAGTGTGGGTGAATGCACACGATTCAAAGCAAACATTCGGCTGCTTGGAGTAAATACATTTACAAATTTCTGTGAAATCCCATTATTAAACTATGCACTTGCCAGGCGCATAAcgaagttttatttaaattgtgaaaTAGAAACCCTTGCTGTCCGCCTCAATGCTATCAAATTGCTTTGAACGCTTGGAAATGTGCCCAGAATATGcaaaagaaacttttaacacgagaaaaaaagcaaaaattaagCTCAAAACAAGATGTGGAGTGTGCCCGACTAAGAAGTATATTTACTTTAGCTTTCAATCAAAGTTCCAATTCAAATTCGATGTGTCTAGCTCTGAAAACCATCGAGATATGCTTCAAACTCGATCGATTTTATCGAAATAATGAATATTCCGGAAGTTAAGagagataaaatatatacgaaAGGTGttacatatgcataaaaacaatatacccctTGCCGCTCATATTCGATGGGTAAGCAAAAAgacgaaatgaaatgaaatgaaatggaattACTTTGGGCCTGCACTTGTCACATGCTTCTGACGGCATTTGGCAGCACTGGCGCTTGattgctgtgcgtgtgtgtgcgtgcgtgtgcgtgtgcgtgcgtgcaaGAGGTACGGGTAAAGGCAGTTTGCTGGCATTTAAAACGCGCTATTTAAACAATGAAACGCTTAAAtgatacaaataaataacaaacaatgtgtgcgtctgtgtgtgtgtgtgtgtgtgtgcatcgcGTTGCCAGACCGTCCACTGAATGCGCCTGGATATGTGCAGCATGCTTGCGCtctttcaatttcatttcgttCCGTTACGTCACGTTTCATTTCGCCGCACAGCGTCCcatggcggcggcagcgacggcggctgGTAATAAAATCAAGCTAACCAAGCGAATTGAGTGAAAGGCAAATATGagacaaataaaatgcaaacacgGGCCGCACGCAGTCAGCCGAAATCTCGACACAGGCAGCTCGCGCGactgcctttttttttaagcctTTTTCGAGGATTcgtttgctttcttttttcccACGTCTCTGTTCTCTTCTATTCGCTCGCTCTCTGCACGCTTGGCACTTTTTCGGGAAGTTGACTTGATTTTATGACGTAACTGtcaacagcagaagcagccgcaacaacaacaacagtgccaaaaataatttacaataaaagGCAAATGACACAGGCAAATACGCTAAAcgtcacacatacatacgaaTTTAACAGTTAGTCTAAGTGCTGATTGCAGCAGCAAATCATGCacatatctacatacatatatgtatgtatatgtatgcgtatGTACGAGTGCGGAGcagtatacatacatatatacatatataaatgagaTGTTACAGTTATCTGTCGCGCTGCTCTTGAGCCGAAGGCAGCATAGGAAAAAGAAGAaaggcaaaatattttatgttctATGCGAGTTTTTGGCAACTAACTCTTGCAAAATGAATACAAGTCAGATAATATCCAATTGCTACGTgcgcaatacacacacacacatacacacacacacacaccatagCTAAATTCCAATTTGGTTTATGCTTATGAaatctacatatgtatgtacatacccAGCTTTATGACGTCACAGAACACAGCAGCGTGATCATTGAAATCTTAAGATGCGCGCAATATTTAACTGCcttaataattatgttaaacacaaaaaaaaaaaacatgtattAGCACACACAAATTTGCACACACGAAATACTTTTAGCCCGCGAAACACTTATCGAAAGAAACGCAGTTTAAGGAAAACAACCGAAGCTGCTCGCTCTCGAGCAATTACAAAAATCTAAGCGCGCGCCCGCCGCCAATGCTACGCTCTAGCACGAATAtggggagagagagacagagaggaaCAATATTAACTTACCAAATCTCTTAAGTACAAGCGTGATGCAAGCTGCCGCTCTTACATTTTGTCATCTGCTTTGCTATTTctcttctgtttttgtttttttgcctACGACAAAGATCATGCAGCAAAAGTCGATTAAGCTTGGCCTTGCATATGTTAATgagcgagagtgagagggaTATAACATGTAATTCGCACAGTAGAACAAATTTGCTGAAACTGCAATAAAAAAGAAGTTACTTActtatacatatgcatatatatgtcaataaagtttatttttttttttaagaagtAATAAAATAAGATTTATTGCTACATGTAGAGAGATCAAAATGGAATtatccataaaaaaaaacgtcattgaaaaatgcaaaaatactaaaatacCAATTTATGTTCATTCTATTGTTAAAGACAGCCACACTGGAGGTTGTTATACCGCCGGACATAATAAACGAGGAGACCTCCGGCGATATGATGGTGCCCGAGGGCGGCTCCGCGAAGCTGGTTTGTCGCGCCCGCGGCCATCCCAAGCCGAAGATCACCTGGCGGCGCGAGGACGGGCGCGAGATAATAGCACGGAATGGCGTGCATCAGAAAACCAAAGGTGAGTCGAACAGTGTGGCCGCGCTACAATATCAAACTGTGTGACCGCATGTCAAACTCTGGAAATTTTCTGTTCCATTTTCACGCAAACACAGCCATCTTGGTGGAGGGTGAAATGCTGACGCTGTCGAAAGTCACGCGATCGGAAATGGGCGCCTACATGTGCATCGCCTCCAACGGGGTGCCCCCCACTGTCAGCAAACGCATGAAGCTACAGGTGCACTGTGAGTATATGCCAAACAAACTTGTCCAAGCTAGCCGAACTATTATATACACTGTCccagaaattttaaatatatacatacatatactccTGCAACCTATGCAACAGGAGTTTATTTCTTCTATTGATAGTCTACGTCGATAAATATCAATGAATATCGATTtgtatatatcgataaatatcgattttatctTAAATCTTAAATATTACAAGAGAAAAAATTTAGTATGAACAAAGGATTTTGATCGAAGTTGCATTATCTGACACcatatatttatcgatagcttatgctatcgataaatatcgatttcaaattagaattttgagaatttttaGAGGGCATCTGCCAGTCGGTCAGTGTACAGTCTTCTGCTGCTATTGATAAATGACTTTTTGGCTGGCTGCTAACAAATGCTTTGATTTATAACCCCAAACGCCAGGCGCTACAATAATATTCATAATGTCTCGGATGTGCGTGCAAGTCTTTTGCACCAGCTACGACACCCTACCCCAGCCTAGCTACACCCTACTTTAGGCGGCGGCAACCGCAGCATAACGCAATAACGCGAACTGCAAGTGTTTCCGTTTCGATTTCCGCCGCCTTTCGAGGCGCCAAACGCGCCAAATGCATTAGGACAGCGGCTAGCTGCAGGAGTGGCAGCGAGTGGCAGAGGGGGAAAAAGGTTGGGGAACGGGGGAGGGGCGTCTAGACGGGCGGCACTTGGCGCAAACGTCACGTTTCTGTTGTAAAAGTTGAGCAGCTTTTCGCCCGTGTATCATGTGACCAGGGAAATTGTGAATGGGGCAGAGCATAcagcccccctcccccctacCCACTGTGCGTAccagcggctgctgcagcgcattaaacttaatgaaatttttctGCAAaggggcaacaacagcaaacaaaaagttAAAGAGGCAGAAATAGCGTGTGGGTGTTGGGACAggtaaaattgaatatatgtacatatgtatgtatgtatatatgtgtatgtgggtAGAGGTAGGGTAGAGTAAGGGGGGCGTGGGCGTGTGCCTGTCTCCCAGGCAAAAGATTCTATCTGCAAATTATATTGACACGGCCAAAATGTTCGCACCTCAATGggcggcagctgctgtgcgagtgtgtgtgtgtgtgtgtgacacaCTCTATGCCCTACTCAAACGTGCCCCTTCCCACCTCTTGCCACCACCCCCCTGGCAACGCGGCTCTGGCAAAGCGtctgtcgccgccgccgcaaaaattaatttccattttttttccgttatttttttttttctttctcatttgctttttttctttttctttttcatttcattttttcttatcttctttcttttttttttgtttgatttcatttcattttcgtGTCCtcttctgtctgtctatcaGTCATTCGTCGCCCCGCAGCCCGCGCCCCCCGCCCTGCACCCACGCTTGCTTCTTTattgcttttggcttttgcgAGTGCGtctcaatttcaatttaaaaactcCATATGCTCGCATACCGACCCATCCCCCCACCCCCCGCCCTACGCTTACCACACACCACTCTCCTCTGGCGCAGTGCAAGCATCTCTTTTACCACAACTTCGCCCTCGCTGCACAGAAAACCCCGTTCCCTGATTTCTTTTGCTCTTTGacgttgttttcgtttttttcttcttcttcttcttctgctcaCGTCTTGTTGTCTTAACctgacagcaacagccaccCCTTTGGCCGCCCGGCAGCCCCCTCTGGGGCCTGTCCTTGGCGCATTTACCGCTTGATTTCTTAAGCGCTTTGCTTGATTGATTTTAATCAGAAAATTAAGTGGATCCTTGGCTTTTAAATTTCTCCAGTACAAATAAAAGGCTGACAGGCTGTCAGCAGGGGATGAGCACAAGGCGAGACAgcaaaagagaaataaaaaagaaagtgGAGGTGAGAGCATTCATTAAAACTACACTTTGCATTTACCCAGAGACACTTTAAAAGCtatccttttttttcttctttcccGGACGTAAAGTAAAGGAAAATGTTGCCCGAGTGAGAAAATTGAAggtcaaaataaattaagaaaatgggttttgggtcaaaatatttacttaaatttagaAAATGTACTTATTTGGGAAATGGacttgtcattgtcattgtcattgtcattgtcatcgtcattgtcattgtcattgtcattgtcattgtcattgtcattgtcattgtcattgtcattgtcattgtcattgtcattgtcattgtcattgtcattgtcattgtcattgtcattgtcattgtcattgtattgtcattgtcattgtcattgtcattgtcattgtcattgtcattgtcattgtcattgtcattgtcattgtcattgtcattgtcattgtcattgtcattgtcattgtcattgtcattgtcattgtcattgtcattgtcattgtcattgtcattgtcattgtcattgtcattgtcattgtcattgtcattgtcattgtcattgtcattgtcattgtcattgtcattgtcattatcattatcattatcattgcaAAATATGGTGGTCTCTTAAGGCGATCGTAATAATAGCTCcattattatttcattatcattataattGCAAATATGGTAGTTTCTTAGGCTTTTTGGGAtcgtaataataattttatatgatttctatctatttaatattaatttgtttatgctCCCCGGCTTATTTCAATTTCTATATagaataataatcaaaatattatataaaaaataagtttCGTACAATTACTTCCTAGTTTATTCATCTTTTTCTTAAGTTTTCtctgttttggtttttcacCTGATCGCATGTCAAGTCGCCGTTAGAGCAAATAAACACGAAGATCAAATAGACGAACAGCTGTGTTATTGGACTCAACTCGGACGCGATCTGTACAGGTCGCTTGGGTAAACACAGACGAGTATGTgagtgagagggagagagattAAGAAAGCGGGGGGATAAGAGAGATAGAGGGTTGATGACGCAATTGTTTTTGCCATTGAAGAGCAGAAAGCATACAGCTAAGCATACAGCACATGACGTAGAGCCTAGGCATTAGACCCCAAAGCATTTGACTATAAAACCCCAAAGAACTGGGCTAAACCCAAGTCAGTTCCCAACTGCGAGTCAGAGAGTATGCGCACCTACATCCTTGTCACATTGTTCGCCGTAGTGGCCGTGGCAGCTGCACAGGGCCCAGGCGGTGGACGCGGCGGTCCAGGTGGTCCTGGTGGTCGCGGCGGTCCCGGTGGCGCTCGTGGCCCGGGTGGTCCCGGTGGTCGCGGTCCAGGTGGTCCTGGAGGTCCTCCTGGTCGCGGTCCAGGCGGTCCAGGCGGACCTGGAGGTCCTCCTGGTCGCGGTCCAGGCGGTCCAGGCGGACCTGGAGGTCCTCCTGGTCGCGGTCCAGGCGGTCCAGGCGGTCCAGGCGGACCTGGAGGTCCTCCTGGTCGCGGTCCAGGCGGTCCAGGCGGACATGGT
This window of the Drosophila virilis strain 15010-1051.87 chromosome X, Dvir_AGI_RSII-ME, whole genome shotgun sequence genome carries:
- the LOC116652259 gene encoding collagen alpha-1(XVII) chain-like is translated as MRTYILVTLFAVVAVAAAQGPGGGRGGPGGPGGRGGPGGARGPGGPGGRGPGGPGGPPGRGPGGPGGPGGPPGRGPGGPGGPGGPPGRGPGGPGGPGGPGGPPGRGPGGPGGHGGHGGHGGHKRTTTTESSTSTGTDSTTVASTTLASTTEASTTVASTTEASTTVASTTVASTTEASTTVASTTLASTTEASTTEASTTIASTAADSTTESSTASPTTG